A genome region from Hippopotamus amphibius kiboko isolate mHipAmp2 chromosome 1, mHipAmp2.hap2, whole genome shotgun sequence includes the following:
- the RPL26L1 gene encoding 60S ribosomal protein L26-like 1 has protein sequence MKYNPFVTSDRSKNRKRHFNAPSHVRRKIMSSPLSKELRQKYNVRSMPIRKDDEVQVVRGHYKGQQIGKVVQVYRKKYVIYIERVQREKANGTTVHVGIHPSKVVITRLKLDKDRKKILERKAKSRQVGKEKGKYKEELIEKMQE, from the exons ATGAAGTACAACCCCTTCGTGACCTCGGACCGCAGCAAAAACCGCAAACGTCACTTCAATGCCCCCTCCCACGTGCGCAGGAAGATCATGTCGTCTCCACTCTCCAAGGAGCTGCGGCAGAAGTACAACGTCCGGTCCATGCCCATCCGCAAGGACGACGAGGTCCAG gTGGTTCGAGGACACTACAAAGGTCAGCAAATTGGCAAGGTAGTCCAGGTGTACAGAAAGAAATATGTCATCTACATCGAGCGGGTGCAGCGTGAGAAGGCTAACGGCACGACCGTCCACGTGGGCATTCACCCGAGCAAG GTCGTCATCACCAGGCTAAAACTGGACAAAGATCGGAAAAAAATTCTTGAACGCAAAGCCAAATCTCGACAGGttggaaaagagaaaggcaaatataagGAGGAGCTTATTGAGAAAATGCAGGAATGA